From a region of the Sinorhizobium sp. B11 genome:
- a CDS encoding ABC transporter ATP-binding protein yields MKSLGNIRRAFAPWSDPSAKPFIAFKNVTKRFGDFTAVNDLSLNIYHREFFALLGASGCGKSTLLRMLAGFEQPTSGEIILDGTDLSGTPPYKRPVNMMFQSYALFPHMTVEKNIAFGLKQDGMPKDEMAERVSQMLKLVKLEQFASRKPNQLSGGQRQRVALARSLAKRPKVLLLDEPLGALDKKLREETQFELMDLQQSLGLTFVVVTHDQEEAMTMADRIAVMSHGKVVQVATPAEIYEAPNCRFVADFIGDVNIFDGKVTTTANGAVEIAVDSGFTVRTASTDSPAIGAALGFAIRPEKLRVTRTAPANASINAAKGELWDIGYLGDMTVFHVRLSNGNVVKASSLNAQRSVDDPFTYDQEVWVSFDEDGGVLLKD; encoded by the coding sequence ATGAAGTCTCTTGGCAATATTCGCCGCGCATTCGCACCCTGGTCCGATCCATCAGCAAAACCGTTCATTGCCTTCAAGAATGTCACCAAGCGCTTCGGCGATTTTACCGCCGTCAACGATCTGTCGCTGAATATCTATCACCGCGAGTTCTTCGCGCTGCTCGGCGCCTCCGGCTGCGGCAAGTCTACACTTCTGCGCATGCTGGCCGGTTTCGAACAGCCGACATCGGGCGAGATCATTCTCGATGGCACCGATCTTTCAGGTACGCCGCCCTACAAGCGGCCGGTCAATATGATGTTCCAGTCCTACGCTCTTTTCCCGCACATGACGGTCGAGAAGAACATCGCCTTCGGGCTCAAGCAGGACGGCATGCCGAAGGACGAAATGGCCGAGCGTGTCTCGCAGATGCTGAAGCTCGTGAAGCTTGAGCAGTTCGCTTCCCGCAAGCCCAACCAGCTTTCCGGCGGCCAGCGCCAGCGCGTCGCCCTTGCCCGTTCTCTTGCCAAGCGCCCGAAGGTGTTGCTGCTCGATGAACCGCTTGGCGCGCTCGACAAGAAGCTGCGCGAGGAAACCCAGTTCGAACTGATGGACCTGCAGCAGAGCCTCGGTCTGACCTTCGTCGTCGTCACCCACGACCAGGAAGAAGCCATGACAATGGCCGACCGCATTGCCGTCATGAGCCATGGCAAGGTCGTGCAGGTTGCCACGCCGGCGGAAATCTACGAAGCGCCGAACTGCCGCTTCGTTGCGGATTTCATCGGCGACGTAAACATTTTCGACGGCAAGGTGACCACGACCGCAAACGGTGCTGTCGAGATTGCCGTCGACAGCGGCTTCACGGTCCGCACTGCCTCGACCGATTCGCCTGCCATCGGTGCCGCGCTCGGCTTCGCGATCCGCCCGGAAAAGCTCCGCGTCACGCGCACGGCGCCCGCCAATGCCTCGATCAATGCCGCCAAGGGCGAACTCTGGGACATCGGTTATCTCGGCGACATGACGGTCTTCCACGTCAGATTGTCGAACGGCAATGTCGTCAAGGCCTCCTCTCTCAACGCACAGCGCTCTGTCGATGACCCCTTCACCTACGATCAGGAAGTCTGGGTCTCCTTCGATGAGGACGGCGGCGTCCTGCTGAAGGATTGA
- a CDS encoding ABC transporter permease subunit: MGTLAARFYNRLVIIIPYAWLLLFFLAPFFIVFRISLSATAIAMPPYEPVFTLADGWAGFWDKISTFSLDNYGYLTDDPLYFNAYISSVVIAGISTLLTLLIAYPIAYGMAQAPRNVRPTLLMLVILPFWTSFLIRVYAWIAILKPEGLLNQLLLSLHLIDNPLIVLNTNTAVYIGIVYSYLPFMVLPLYSALEKMDGTLIEAAQDLGCTPIRAFWRVTFPLSIPGVIAGCMLVFIPAVGEFVIPDLLGGSQTLMIGKTIWNEFNSNRDWPVSSAVATILLLILVIPIVFFQNVQAKADEAGR, encoded by the coding sequence ATGGGAACGCTTGCCGCACGCTTCTACAACCGCCTCGTCATCATCATTCCCTATGCCTGGCTGCTGCTCTTCTTTCTGGCGCCGTTCTTCATCGTGTTCCGCATTTCGCTGTCGGCGACGGCGATCGCGATGCCGCCCTATGAGCCGGTCTTCACGCTCGCTGATGGCTGGGCCGGTTTCTGGGACAAGATTTCGACCTTCTCGCTCGACAATTACGGCTACCTGACGGACGATCCGCTCTATTTCAACGCCTATATCTCGAGCGTCGTCATCGCCGGCATCTCCACCTTGCTGACGCTTCTGATCGCCTATCCGATCGCCTATGGCATGGCGCAGGCGCCTCGCAACGTGCGCCCGACGCTCTTGATGCTGGTGATCCTTCCCTTCTGGACGAGCTTCCTGATCCGCGTCTATGCCTGGATTGCCATCCTGAAGCCGGAGGGGCTGCTGAACCAGCTTCTGTTGTCGCTGCATCTCATCGACAACCCGCTGATCGTCCTCAACACCAATACCGCCGTCTATATCGGCATCGTCTATTCCTATCTGCCCTTCATGGTGCTGCCGCTCTATTCGGCGCTGGAAAAGATGGACGGCACGCTGATCGAGGCGGCGCAGGATCTCGGCTGCACGCCGATCCGGGCCTTCTGGCGCGTCACCTTTCCGCTGTCGATCCCCGGCGTCATTGCCGGCTGCATGCTGGTCTTCATTCCGGCCGTCGGCGAATTCGTTATCCCGGATCTGCTTGGCGGCTCGCAGACGCTGATGATCGGCAAGACGATCTGGAACGAGTTCAATTCCAATCGCGACTGGCCCGTTTCCTCGGCCGTGGCGACGATCCTGCTTCTCATTCTCGTGATCCCGATCGTCTTCTTCCAGAATGTGCAGGCGAAAGCCGATGAGGCAGGGAGATAA
- a CDS encoding ABC transporter permease, with protein sequence MLRWTRFNIISVVLGFAFLYLPIALLVIFSFNESKLVTVWGGFSTKWYVSLLSNQALLDAAWVTIRVGLLSATFATILGTMAAITLVRFTRFRGRILFSGLVYAPLVMPEVITGLSLLLLFVAIGFDRGFWTITLAHTTLTMCFVAVVVQSRLLSFDQSIEEAAQDLGAPPVRTFFEITLPIISPAVFSGWILAFTLSLDDLVIASFTSGPGATTLPMKIYSQVRLGVTPEINAVCTILIAIVAVGVICASVVTKRREVQRERDERAAAATA encoded by the coding sequence GTGCTCAGATGGACCCGTTTCAACATCATCTCCGTCGTGCTCGGCTTTGCCTTTCTCTACCTGCCGATCGCGCTTCTGGTGATCTTCTCCTTCAATGAATCGAAGCTCGTCACCGTCTGGGGCGGCTTCTCGACCAAGTGGTATGTCTCGTTACTCTCCAACCAGGCCCTGCTCGATGCTGCCTGGGTGACGATCCGTGTCGGCCTGCTGTCGGCCACATTCGCGACGATCCTCGGCACGATGGCGGCGATCACCCTGGTTCGTTTCACGCGCTTCCGCGGCCGCATCCTTTTTTCAGGGCTGGTCTACGCGCCCCTCGTCATGCCGGAAGTCATCACCGGCCTGTCGCTGCTGCTGCTCTTCGTGGCGATCGGCTTTGACCGCGGCTTCTGGACCATTACGCTGGCGCATACGACACTGACCATGTGCTTCGTCGCCGTCGTCGTGCAGTCACGGCTTCTGAGCTTCGACCAGTCGATCGAGGAAGCGGCCCAGGATCTCGGCGCACCGCCGGTGCGCACCTTTTTCGAAATCACGCTGCCGATCATATCGCCGGCAGTTTTTTCAGGCTGGATCCTGGCTTTCACCCTGTCGCTGGACGATCTCGTGATTGCAAGCTTCACGTCCGGGCCGGGCGCGACCACGCTGCCGATGAAGATTTACAGCCAGGTACGCCTCGGAGTGACGCCGGAGATCAACGCGGTCTGCACCATCCTGATTGCCATCGTGGCGGTCGGCGTCATCTGCGCATCCGTCGTTACCAAGCGTCGCGAGGTTCAGCGCGAGCGCGATGAGAGGGCTGCGGCGGCGACTGCTTAA
- a CDS encoding AsmA family protein, which translates to MGTSREGRWRKRIGPASRWLPAFARVSTIVLLAGLAFFLALRIAAPYLISTGFVRSGIEDALSKWTGYHAEIKGNPVLEFWPTPRITLNDVTIRQPRESGDKLLGRIESLSADFSLIDALRGRTRFHQFHLLRPSLALTRDENGLIDWSYAGLLARAIGGVRDDSGTEVLDPKLDADIGAVTVEDGMLTLTDTQTGNVYRFDDVAADIAWPKLSRAISAVLIARLNGQDLKVDFSSAAPLLVFAGKNAEMKASIASNLMTARFQGVGSMVSLSSVSGNINASFPDVPALLQWSGRSIPGIESLKSASVTSDVASVSNGFRFNNVSMTLNDASATGVMDLTVAPGKRPKIGGTLAFDQMNLKPFLDAFALRLAAGGLGDMLLPSPLGPLQLLDLDVRLSARQAQMGIFSLADVGASVIVAGEEAKFDIGDSQFEGGEMTAHLEATRRDFDGGGKLQLSIRNADFNALAEKLQLKGPLPHATGSLDLSLQTPKAIWTTGLADVTGKLKFSAGAGSIPGVDITAFRTQAAQKPFFALSSAANGSFAFNKLDLQADFTNGTAEIHDARFAGLDQSLTLSGLITYESNGLALSGSLEATDPAKVADLPLLPFFIGGSWPNPVISPVPLFNTPTKTQP; encoded by the coding sequence ATGGGTACGTCAAGAGAAGGCAGATGGCGAAAAAGGATTGGCCCCGCCTCGCGCTGGCTGCCGGCCTTTGCCCGTGTCTCCACGATCGTATTGCTAGCCGGCCTTGCCTTCTTCCTCGCGCTCAGGATCGCCGCGCCCTATCTTATTTCCACCGGCTTCGTGCGCTCCGGCATCGAGGACGCCCTGTCGAAATGGACGGGCTATCACGCCGAGATCAAGGGCAATCCGGTTCTCGAATTCTGGCCGACGCCGCGCATCACGCTAAATGACGTCACCATCCGGCAACCGCGTGAAAGCGGCGACAAGCTGCTCGGCCGCATCGAAAGCCTTTCGGCCGATTTCAGCCTTATCGATGCGCTGCGCGGCCGAACACGCTTCCACCAATTTCACCTGCTGCGGCCCAGCCTCGCGCTGACGCGTGATGAGAATGGTCTGATCGACTGGAGCTACGCCGGCCTTCTGGCGCGGGCCATCGGTGGAGTGCGGGACGACAGCGGCACCGAGGTTCTCGATCCGAAGCTCGACGCCGATATCGGCGCCGTGACGGTCGAGGACGGCATGCTGACATTGACCGACACACAGACGGGCAATGTCTACCGCTTCGACGACGTCGCAGCCGATATCGCCTGGCCGAAGCTGTCGAGAGCGATTTCGGCCGTCCTCATTGCACGGCTCAACGGTCAGGACCTGAAGGTCGATTTTTCCTCGGCTGCGCCACTGCTCGTCTTTGCCGGCAAGAATGCAGAGATGAAGGCCTCGATCGCTTCGAACCTGATGACCGCGCGCTTCCAGGGCGTCGGCAGCATGGTGAGCCTCTCGTCGGTCTCAGGCAATATCAACGCCAGCTTTCCGGACGTGCCGGCCCTCTTGCAATGGTCGGGCCGGTCGATCCCCGGCATCGAGTCGCTCAAGAGCGCATCGGTGACCTCGGACGTGGCGTCGGTATCCAACGGTTTCCGCTTCAACAATGTCAGCATGACGCTGAACGATGCGAGCGCCACCGGAGTGATGGATCTGACCGTTGCACCTGGTAAGCGGCCGAAGATTGGTGGGACGCTTGCCTTCGATCAGATGAACCTCAAGCCGTTCCTCGATGCCTTCGCACTCAGACTTGCGGCCGGCGGCCTGGGCGACATGCTGCTACCGAGCCCTCTCGGACCGCTGCAACTTCTCGATCTGGACGTCCGGCTTTCCGCGCGACAGGCGCAGATGGGGATCTTTTCGCTCGCGGATGTCGGGGCCAGCGTGATCGTCGCCGGCGAGGAAGCGAAATTCGATATCGGCGACAGCCAGTTCGAGGGCGGCGAAATGACTGCCCATCTGGAGGCGACCCGCCGCGATTTCGACGGTGGCGGCAAATTGCAGCTTTCGATCCGCAATGCGGATTTCAATGCTCTTGCCGAAAAATTGCAGCTCAAGGGGCCGCTACCGCATGCGACCGGCTCTCTCGACCTTTCACTGCAGACCCCGAAAGCGATCTGGACGACGGGACTTGCCGATGTCACCGGCAAGCTGAAATTCTCGGCGGGAGCAGGATCCATTCCCGGCGTGGACATTACCGCATTTCGTACTCAGGCTGCGCAGAAGCCTTTCTTCGCCCTGAGCTCTGCCGCAAACGGGTCTTTTGCCTTCAACAAGCTCGATCTCCAGGCCGACTTCACCAACGGCACAGCAGAAATCCACGACGCGCGTTTTGCCGGTTTGGATCAATCGCTGACGCTGTCGGGTCTCATCACTTATGAGTCCAACGGACTTGCGCTCTCCGGCTCACTGGAAGCGACCGACCCGGCCAAAGTGGCCGATCTGCCGCTGCTGCCCTTCTTCATCGGCGGCTCGTGGCCAAACCCGGTCATTTCGCCGGTGCCGCTGTTCAACACACCGACGAAAACCCAGCCCTAA
- a CDS encoding acetoacetate--CoA ligase, which yields MQENQPLWQPTEDGIENSPIHAFMQRCDADFGVGLKGFEDLHAWSIADRENFWSALWDFCGVKGERGADILVHGDRMLEARFFPGARLNFAENLLSGSGQGNAIIFRGEDKVEDRWSWDRLRALVSQLQQGFRVLGIGEGDRVAAMMPNMPETIAAMLAATSIGAIWSSCSPDFGEQGVLDRFGQIEPKLFIACDAYWYNGKLQDVKSKVASVAKSLDVPTLVVHYAGNAQDVARETAGGVTLSEFIAPYEPKPIDFVQLPFDHPAYILFSSGTTGVPKCIVHSAGGTLLQHLKEHRLHCGLQPGDKLFYFTTCGWMMWNWLASGLASGATLCLFDGSPFAPDGNVLFDYAAKEKFAIFGTSAKYIDAVRKSGLTPRVSHDLSSLRLITSTGSPLSPEGFTFVYEGIKEDVQLASISGGTDIVSCFVLGNPLQPVWRGEIQGAGLGLAVDVWNDEGKPVRREKGELVCTKAFPSMPVMFWNDPDGAKYRAAYFERFDNVWCHGDFAEWTEHGGLIIHGRSDATLNPGGVRIGTAEIYNQVEQMEEVAEALCIGQDWDDDVRVILFVRLASGVALGEDLIKAIKTRIRVGASPRHVPAKIIAVADIPRTKSGKIVELAVREVVHGRPVKNQEALANPEALKLFAGLDELKV from the coding sequence ATGCAGGAGAATCAGCCACTTTGGCAACCCACGGAAGATGGGATCGAAAATAGCCCGATCCATGCCTTCATGCAGCGCTGTGACGCAGACTTCGGTGTCGGCCTGAAAGGCTTTGAGGATCTGCATGCCTGGTCGATTGCCGATCGGGAAAATTTCTGGTCGGCATTGTGGGATTTCTGCGGCGTGAAGGGAGAGCGCGGCGCGGATATTCTCGTTCACGGCGACCGCATGCTGGAAGCGCGCTTCTTTCCTGGGGCGCGCCTGAACTTCGCCGAAAACCTGCTGAGCGGAAGCGGGCAGGGCAATGCCATCATTTTCCGCGGCGAGGACAAGGTCGAAGACCGCTGGTCATGGGATCGGTTGCGCGCGCTTGTATCACAGCTCCAGCAGGGCTTTCGCGTGCTCGGCATCGGCGAGGGCGACCGTGTTGCCGCCATGATGCCGAATATGCCGGAAACGATAGCTGCCATGCTGGCGGCAACCTCGATCGGCGCCATCTGGTCGTCCTGTTCTCCGGATTTCGGCGAGCAGGGTGTGCTGGACCGTTTCGGTCAGATCGAGCCGAAGCTGTTCATCGCCTGCGACGCCTATTGGTATAATGGCAAGCTGCAGGACGTGAAGTCGAAGGTGGCAAGTGTCGCAAAGAGCCTCGACGTGCCGACGCTGGTCGTCCACTATGCTGGTAACGCGCAGGACGTTGCGCGCGAAACCGCCGGCGGCGTGACGCTTTCGGAGTTCATCGCTCCCTACGAACCGAAGCCGATCGACTTCGTGCAACTCCCCTTCGATCATCCGGCCTATATTCTGTTCTCTTCGGGCACGACAGGCGTACCGAAATGCATCGTGCACTCGGCCGGCGGCACACTGCTCCAGCATCTGAAAGAGCATCGCCTGCATTGCGGATTGCAGCCCGGGGACAAGCTTTTCTATTTCACCACCTGCGGCTGGATGATGTGGAACTGGCTGGCGAGCGGGCTAGCCTCCGGCGCCACGCTCTGCCTCTTCGACGGGTCGCCTTTTGCGCCTGATGGCAACGTGCTCTTCGACTATGCCGCCAAAGAGAAATTCGCGATCTTCGGGACCTCGGCCAAATATATCGACGCAGTACGCAAGAGCGGACTGACGCCGCGTGTGAGCCATGATCTGTCGAGCCTGCGGTTGATTACTTCAACAGGTTCGCCACTGTCGCCTGAAGGTTTCACCTTTGTCTATGAAGGGATCAAGGAAGACGTCCAGCTTGCCTCGATTTCCGGTGGCACGGACATCGTGTCCTGCTTCGTGCTCGGCAATCCGCTCCAGCCCGTCTGGCGCGGTGAGATCCAGGGGGCGGGCCTCGGCCTTGCCGTCGACGTCTGGAATGACGAAGGCAAGCCGGTTCGCCGGGAGAAGGGCGAACTGGTCTGCACCAAGGCCTTTCCGTCAATGCCGGTCATGTTCTGGAACGACCCAGATGGCGCCAAGTACCGCGCCGCCTACTTCGAGCGCTTCGACAATGTCTGGTGCCACGGCGATTTCGCCGAATGGACCGAACATGGCGGCCTCATCATCCATGGCCGTTCGGATGCAACGCTCAATCCCGGCGGCGTGCGCATCGGCACGGCGGAAATCTACAATCAGGTCGAGCAGATGGAAGAAGTGGCCGAAGCACTCTGCATCGGCCAGGACTGGGATGACGATGTGCGCGTCATCCTCTTCGTCCGCCTCGCCTCCGGCGTCGCCTTGGGCGAAGATCTGATCAAAGCGATCAAGACCCGCATCCGTGTCGGCGCTTCTCCCCGCCATGTGCCGGCCAAGATCATTGCGGTCGCAGATATCCCGCGCACCAAGTCCGGCAAGATCGTCGAACTTGCGGTGCGCGAGGTTGTCCACGGCCGGCCGGTGAAAAATCAGGAGGCACTCGCCAACCCCGAGGCACTCAAGCTTTTTGCTGGACTGGACGAACTGAAGGTCTGA
- a CDS encoding PAS domain S-box protein: MPAVQYPFIDIAVHARVRERFSRGEAMVLFSSDLSRLLWANGAGAELFGHTAVYDLLDQGISHADITFRQLEATARQLNEVGDQKTFVIRIAKGFQRVQAPASSELIRLASGEKAILFSVPVSTRPLTAGASAAQMLQGLDDPDTHMAVIGAEGDVIAASPGFASLGITQQAARTLITLAGAHPDRLVKRPVATGRGYLPAAVGKLNDEPALHLLFAVETAIGHLDPIEPSANVEEPAPQEIASAETAVADIAGVAAPAAGFTEAEAIDAVSGIEEVEETLEDITGETEGSVEVSEPAAIEAQSEPQVDDGVSGPEVDVENTRGQMEQPIEASAATEATVETDAEAPVAEQIEPSASVAENFAAAPVVPDEPDSALKSSFVFKPNSRATRFVWKIDAEGRFSEVSHEFAEAVGPHASNIIGSAFSDIAALFNLDPESKLSEALARRDTWSGKTIYWPIEGTSLVVPVDLAALPTYTRNRDFDGFRGFGVVRLSDAQEDPLALGLTLGPDGIGHDASYLGPANETVPEEAELPREQSDEVAEAAPQGEDAVAAVDENTGSDVEAAEEETVPEETVASEPVDEEQSAAEPVAEHRHEPRDGQDEPPALRLSETPSRRFTDKIVQLHSAGSGLTAAEQANFREIAKRLEAFGARNDEPVTPPQPEPDAEQASAPEETVNQPSVFEPTVPQEAIYEAAAEPLAEEAAAEVEEIPAAEAEDEVTEGLQETVSQIEVLTSFIPPRVKMTDGLSAATVDLLPVAVLIHAGDQLIHGNPEFMRLTGYNSVEALSEVGGIDALLQRHDLENGAGTMMLVKADDRLVPVTARLQSVRWEDSNALMLALMPVESREEGKGEVIRLDQRTDRMVEKVAKLQVEVEELRSILETATDGVVVIGTEGDIRSMNRSASALFNYDEQETRGKPFVMLFAHESQKAVLDYLHGLSGHGVASVLNDGREVIGREAAGGFVPLFMTMGQLTSSNGYCAVIRDITQWKRTEDELRNAKGAAETANAHKTDFLARVSHEIRTPLNAIIGFSDMMASERFGPIGHPRYIEYANDIGRSGRHVLDIVNDLLDISKIEAGEMDLDFASVGLNEAISEAVALVQPQANSQRVIIRTALSQSVPDVVADLRSIKQIALNILSNAIRFTPSGGQIVVSTSYETNGSVAVRVRDTGIGMTRSELDQAMKPFRQVSSTQSRHRGDGTGLGLPLTKAMVDANRAIFSINSAPNEGTLVEITFPSQRVLAG, translated from the coding sequence ATGCCCGCAGTCCAGTATCCGTTCATCGATATTGCCGTTCATGCGCGGGTTCGTGAACGATTTTCGCGTGGCGAGGCCATGGTCCTGTTCTCGTCCGACCTTTCCCGTCTGCTGTGGGCAAACGGTGCGGGAGCCGAGCTTTTTGGCCATACTGCGGTCTATGATCTGCTCGACCAAGGTATCAGCCACGCCGATATCACCTTTCGCCAGCTCGAAGCGACTGCCCGCCAGCTCAACGAAGTCGGCGACCAGAAAACCTTTGTCATCCGCATCGCCAAGGGCTTCCAGCGCGTTCAGGCTCCGGCTTCATCGGAGCTCATCCGTCTCGCTTCGGGCGAGAAGGCAATCCTGTTTTCCGTCCCGGTTTCCACTCGTCCACTGACAGCGGGCGCAAGCGCTGCGCAGATGCTGCAGGGACTCGATGATCCGGACACGCATATGGCGGTGATCGGGGCCGAAGGTGACGTCATAGCCGCTTCGCCAGGTTTCGCCTCGCTCGGCATCACTCAGCAGGCGGCAAGGACACTCATCACGCTTGCCGGAGCCCATCCGGACCGGCTGGTGAAGCGACCGGTCGCAACCGGTCGTGGTTATCTGCCGGCTGCCGTCGGCAAACTCAACGACGAGCCCGCACTCCATCTTCTCTTCGCCGTCGAGACGGCAATCGGTCATCTCGACCCGATCGAGCCCTCCGCCAATGTCGAAGAGCCTGCGCCGCAGGAAATTGCATCGGCAGAAACCGCAGTGGCTGATATCGCCGGTGTCGCGGCGCCCGCAGCCGGCTTCACCGAAGCCGAGGCGATCGATGCCGTTTCCGGCATCGAAGAAGTCGAGGAAACGCTGGAAGACATTACCGGCGAGACGGAGGGCTCAGTCGAGGTCAGCGAACCGGCAGCAATCGAAGCCCAATCCGAGCCGCAGGTGGATGACGGCGTTTCCGGTCCTGAAGTCGACGTCGAGAATACCCGCGGGCAGATGGAGCAGCCGATCGAGGCGTCTGCTGCAACGGAAGCAACCGTGGAGACAGATGCAGAAGCTCCGGTTGCCGAACAGATCGAGCCGTCCGCTTCCGTCGCCGAAAACTTCGCGGCAGCACCCGTGGTTCCGGATGAGCCTGACAGCGCCCTGAAAAGCAGCTTCGTCTTCAAGCCGAACAGCCGCGCCACCCGCTTCGTCTGGAAGATCGATGCGGAAGGCCGTTTCAGCGAAGTTTCGCATGAGTTCGCCGAAGCTGTCGGCCCGCACGCGAGCAACATCATCGGCAGCGCTTTCTCGGACATCGCTGCCCTCTTCAACCTCGATCCGGAATCAAAGCTCTCCGAGGCCCTGGCACGTCGCGACACCTGGTCCGGCAAGACGATCTACTGGCCGATCGAGGGCACGAGCCTCGTCGTACCGGTCGATCTTGCCGCCCTGCCGACCTACACACGCAACCGCGACTTCGATGGTTTCCGCGGCTTCGGGGTGGTGCGTCTGTCGGACGCTCAGGAAGATCCTCTGGCGCTCGGACTGACGCTGGGGCCAGACGGCATCGGCCATGATGCCTCCTATCTTGGACCGGCCAACGAAACGGTGCCGGAAGAGGCTGAACTGCCGCGAGAGCAATCTGACGAGGTTGCCGAGGCTGCGCCGCAGGGCGAAGATGCAGTAGCTGCCGTCGACGAAAACACCGGCTCGGACGTGGAAGCAGCAGAAGAAGAAACCGTCCCGGAAGAGACGGTTGCTTCGGAACCTGTCGACGAGGAGCAATCTGCCGCCGAGCCAGTTGCCGAGCATCGTCACGAGCCGCGCGACGGGCAGGACGAGCCGCCAGCGCTGCGTCTTTCCGAGACGCCGAGCCGCCGCTTCACCGACAAGATCGTACAGTTGCACAGTGCGGGCAGCGGTCTGACAGCTGCCGAACAGGCAAATTTCCGTGAAATCGCCAAGCGCCTCGAGGCCTTCGGCGCGCGCAACGACGAGCCGGTCACGCCGCCGCAGCCGGAGCCTGATGCCGAACAGGCATCCGCCCCAGAAGAGACAGTTAACCAGCCTTCCGTCTTCGAACCGACAGTACCTCAGGAAGCAATCTACGAAGCCGCGGCAGAACCGCTGGCGGAAGAGGCTGCCGCCGAAGTGGAAGAAATTCCTGCAGCTGAAGCGGAAGACGAGGTGACGGAAGGTCTGCAGGAGACGGTCAGCCAGATCGAGGTCTTGACCAGCTTCATTCCGCCGCGCGTGAAGATGACGGACGGGCTTTCGGCTGCGACCGTCGATCTGCTGCCTGTTGCGGTGCTGATCCATGCCGGCGACCAGCTGATCCATGGCAATCCGGAGTTCATGCGGCTGACGGGCTATAATTCCGTCGAAGCCCTCTCCGAAGTGGGTGGCATCGATGCCTTGCTGCAGCGCCACGACCTCGAAAACGGTGCGGGCACGATGATGCTCGTCAAAGCCGATGACAGGCTGGTACCGGTCACGGCCCGCCTGCAATCGGTTCGCTGGGAAGATTCCAACGCCCTGATGCTGGCGCTGATGCCGGTCGAAAGCCGCGAGGAAGGCAAAGGCGAGGTTATCCGCCTCGACCAGCGCACCGACCGGATGGTGGAGAAGGTCGCCAAACTGCAGGTCGAGGTGGAGGAATTGCGCTCGATCCTGGAGACGGCGACCGATGGCGTCGTGGTCATCGGCACGGAAGGCGATATCCGCTCGATGAACCGTTCGGCAAGCGCCCTCTTCAACTACGACGAACAGGAAACGCGCGGCAAACCCTTCGTCATGCTGTTTGCCCATGAGAGCCAGAAAGCGGTGCTCGACTATCTGCACGGGCTTTCCGGCCATGGTGTCGCAAGCGTGCTGAATGATGGGCGCGAGGTGATCGGTCGCGAGGCTGCAGGCGGCTTCGTGCCGCTGTTCATGACCATGGGGCAATTGACCTCTTCCAACGGTTATTGCGCCGTCATCCGCGATATCACCCAGTGGAAGCGCACCGAGGACGAGCTGCGCAATGCCAAGGGCGCAGCCGAAACCGCCAATGCCCACAAGACGGATTTCCTTGCCCGCGTCAGCCATGAGATCCGCACGCCGCTCAACGCCATCATCGGCTTTTCCGACATGATGGCGAGCGAGCGCTTCGGGCCGATCGGCCATCCGCGCTACATCGAATATGCAAACGACATCGGCCGTTCCGGCAGGCATGTTCTCGATATCGTCAACGACCTGCTCGATATTTCCAAGATCGAGGCGGGTGAGATGGATCTCGACTTCGCCTCCGTCGGCCTCAACGAAGCGATCTCGGAAGCAGTGGCACTGGTGCAGCCGCAGGCAAACAGCCAGCGGGTCATCATTCGCACAGCCCTGTCGCAGTCGGTTCCCGACGTCGTCGCCGACCTGCGCTCCATCAAGCAGATCGCACTGAACATCCTGTCGAACGCCATCCGCTTCACGCCATCAGGCGGGCAGATCGTCGTTTCCACATCCTATGAGACGAACGGCAGCGTGGCGGTGCGGGTGCGCGATACGGGCATCGGCATGACGCGCAGCGAACTCGACCAGGCAATGAAGCCATTCCGGCAGGTGTCCTCCACGCAGTCGCGTCATCGCGGCGACGGCACCGGTCTCGGCCTGCCGCTCACGAAGGCAATGGTCGATGCCAACAGGGCGATTTTCTCGATCAATTCTGCGCCGAATGAGGGTACGCTGGTGGAGATCACTTTTCCGTCACAACGTGTGCTGGCGGGTTAA
- a CDS encoding phasin — protein sequence MATIKTDDVFSIASFDPSKLAESFRDFAEKGAQQSKEAYAKLKSAGEEAGKTLEATVQTAQAGSVEIGLKAIDALRVNAESSLSHMEALLGVKSVAEFFELQTSFLRKQAEVTVEQAKALQETTKQVAEKVAKPSKEAAEKAMASFKVA from the coding sequence ATGGCTACCATAAAGACCGATGACGTTTTTTCAATTGCCTCTTTCGACCCGAGCAAGCTGGCTGAGTCCTTCCGCGACTTCGCCGAAAAGGGTGCTCAGCAGTCCAAGGAAGCCTACGCCAAGCTGAAGTCCGCAGGCGAAGAAGCCGGCAAGACCTTGGAAGCAACGGTGCAGACCGCGCAGGCCGGCAGCGTTGAAATCGGCCTCAAGGCGATCGACGCGCTACGCGTCAACGCCGAAAGCTCGCTCTCCCACATGGAAGCGCTTCTCGGCGTCAAGTCCGTCGCCGAATTCTTCGAGCTGCAGACCTCCTTCCTGCGCAAGCAGGCTGAAGTGACCGTCGAGCAGGCGAAGGCGCTGCAGGAAACTACCAAGCAGGTTGCCGAGAAGGTTGCAAAGCCTTCCAAGGAAGCAGCTGAAAAGGCCATGGCATCCTTCAAGGTTGCCTGA